Within Treponema primitia ZAS-1, the genomic segment CGAGGAAGAACGCTATAATTTTCTTCAAAAACGCTCCGGTTTATCAAAATTGGAGTTTGCCCGGAGCCTAGGGGTATCAAAAGAGCGGGGGTATTCCCTCTCAAAAGGCATTTACCACGCTTCCCGTGAAATCCTGGACAAATTGTCCTCGATATACAACGTCAACCTAAACTGGTTCCTTCTGGGGGAAGGCTCCCCCTTTGAAACCGAAAAAGCCACTATCAAGCTGCTTCGTCAGGAAGCCGCCGCCGGACGGGGCCGGGAGATAGAAGACTACGCCGAGGAGGAGACCCTCAAACTCCCTCGGTCCCTTATCAGCCCCTACCGCCCGGAAAACTTACAAGCCGTCTATGTCGCCGGGGATTCCATGATAGGCGAACACATCTACAATGGCGATGCGGTTATTTTCCACCCCGGCCAGATCGAAGGCAACGGCATCTATGTCTTATCCCTGGACACCGCATTACTAGTCAAGCGGGTATCCTTTGACGATCTCCCCCGGTCAGTCTCCCTCATCAGCGCCAACCAAGCCTATCCGCCCCGGCAGATAAGCGGGGCGGAACTGGAAAATTTGCGGATCCAGGGGCGGGTGGTTACTTGCGTGC encodes:
- a CDS encoding LexA family transcriptional regulator, which codes for METEEERYNFLQKRSGLSKLEFARSLGVSKERGYSLSKGIYHASREILDKLSSIYNVNLNWFLLGEGSPFETEKATIKLLRQEAAAGRGREIEDYAEEETLKLPRSLISPYRPENLQAVYVAGDSMIGEHIYNGDAVIFHPGQIEGNGIYVLSLDTALLVKRVSFDDLPRSVSLISANQAYPPRQISGAELENLRIQGRVVTCVHKF